A stretch of Paludisphaera borealis DNA encodes these proteins:
- a CDS encoding alginate O-acetyltransferase AlgX-related protein, protein MRAIENPKIQRLTRIATSLLWWGMLVFFVRSVVRTRDANPDHLLALATLGYLAGWGPYLLFSRRSPAGKSIRLAACTTSVVLAFGLIELPAVLRVVDYRSVFHTPTPPWRRTGNRPDADLLYVREPNQRLWVQFQGSDLHRLAGASASKIYRCDTRLDGRGFRNAADLDSARVVIVGDSFVEGLQAADDELISSQLAKALSVPTANLGRTGYGPQQELEVLRRHGLPLGPRACVWTFYEGNDLQDVESYEASRDRVRKLRPESPTRDWFGRSFVRNGAAYLIRQGAHEPTIPARRQAGDFRDASGRTTEIYFSCGVHEGDADRVSSRAGSPALKQFQAILTEARALCRAQGVDLVVAFVPAKFRVYRDLCRFDPDSLCRGWPVDDLPSAVERAVRASGDDVGFLDLTPSLHARAAEGELVYLADDTHWSAEGHRVAALAVADFLKRRDAAKTALAGADRDHFAPVGGF, encoded by the coding sequence GTGCGAGCGATCGAGAACCCGAAGATCCAGCGGCTGACGAGAATCGCGACGTCCCTCCTCTGGTGGGGCATGCTCGTTTTCTTCGTCCGGTCCGTGGTCCGCACGCGCGACGCCAACCCCGACCATCTCCTCGCGCTCGCGACCCTCGGATACCTCGCGGGCTGGGGGCCGTACCTGTTGTTCTCGCGGCGTTCTCCGGCCGGCAAGTCGATCCGGCTGGCGGCCTGCACGACGTCGGTCGTCCTCGCCTTCGGGCTGATCGAGCTGCCGGCGGTCCTGCGTGTCGTCGATTATCGGTCGGTCTTCCACACGCCGACGCCCCCCTGGCGACGGACGGGAAACCGGCCGGATGCGGACTTGCTCTATGTTCGCGAGCCCAACCAGCGGCTGTGGGTTCAGTTCCAGGGGTCGGATCTCCACCGACTTGCGGGGGCTTCAGCCTCGAAGATTTATCGGTGCGACACCCGGCTCGACGGCCGGGGCTTTCGCAACGCGGCCGATCTCGACTCCGCGCGGGTCGTGATCGTCGGCGACTCGTTTGTCGAAGGGCTCCAGGCGGCCGACGACGAGCTGATCTCGTCGCAGCTCGCGAAGGCCCTCAGCGTCCCAACGGCGAACCTCGGGCGCACCGGGTACGGGCCGCAGCAGGAACTCGAAGTCCTCCGCCGCCACGGCCTGCCGCTCGGCCCGCGCGCCTGCGTCTGGACGTTCTACGAGGGCAACGACTTGCAGGACGTCGAGTCGTACGAAGCCAGCCGCGACCGCGTGCGGAAGCTCAGGCCTGAATCCCCGACGCGCGACTGGTTCGGGCGGTCGTTCGTCCGCAACGGCGCGGCCTACTTGATCCGCCAAGGCGCCCATGAGCCGACCATCCCGGCGCGTCGGCAGGCTGGTGACTTCCGCGACGCGTCCGGCCGAACCACCGAGATCTATTTCTCCTGCGGCGTCCACGAGGGCGACGCCGATCGCGTATCGAGCCGCGCCGGCTCACCCGCGCTCAAGCAATTCCAGGCGATTCTGACCGAGGCCCGCGCGCTCTGTCGCGCTCAGGGCGTGGACCTCGTCGTCGCGTTCGTGCCGGCGAAGTTCCGGGTGTACCGCGACCTCTGCCGGTTCGACCCCGACTCGCTCTGTCGCGGCTGGCCTGTCGACGACCTGCCAAGCGCCGTCGAGCGGGCGGTTCGCGCGTCGGGCGACGACGTCGGATTCCTCGACCTCACTCCCTCGCTCCACGCCCGGGCGGCCGAAGGAGAACTCGTCTACCTGGCGGACGACACCCACTGGTCGGCCGAGGGCCATCGCGTCGCGGCCCTCGCCGTCGCCGATTTCCTGAAGCGGCGAGACGCCGCGAAAACCGCGCTGGCCGGGGCCGATCGCGATCACTTCGCGCCGGTCGGGGGCTTCTGA
- a CDS encoding carboxy terminal-processing peptidase, translated as MPRLALRPLSLIAVLFLMAAVVGAQAPIPTNEDQETARTVVDLLEQGHMARPVIDDEIAVKWCDNFIKDLDPQKYYFLKADVEEFRKQAKTLDDKIHEGNIDFARVVFDRFLQRHDERYKTVMDLLGKKLDFTVDEFLTDDPDKIDFPADKAEADERWRKKLKYETLQLRADDTTDEETVKKLTIRYRDRNRIFHQFDSNELLEVYLSSLTRTFDPHSSYLSAKNLEDMLNQQLHLSLEGIGASLRSEDGYAVVAEVVPGMAADKDGRLQPDDKIVGILKDDKSEIDLVEKKLSDVVRYIRGPRGTKVSLIVLPSGSKERKVYEITRERVELTEQHAKGKVIESKLNGKDVKLGVISLPAFYGDTMAILRGDPNAVSATADCRKILNEFKKVGVDAVVVDLRDNGGGLLEEAKTLSGLFIDTGPVVQIKEVFGVKHLDDDDEGTAWDGPLVVLINKLSASASEIFAGVIRDYSRGLIIGDSSTFGKGTVQSIVNIGEHTARRDRGKNRGALKLTIQQFYRANGDSTQINGVAPHIHLPSIRDFMDFGEGKMDNALKFEKVAPLAHDNYNRTPDDLVAALTAKSAERRKNDPKFKKLDERIKQFVDRKARHSIPLNEAKFKAEYLPDDEEKAADEKEKKDKRAKKKFTEREVWASDFYNDEVVRIIGDYLALGSKVLAAAPVRAVVADQ; from the coding sequence ATGCCCCGACTCGCATTACGTCCGCTTTCCCTGATAGCGGTCTTGTTCCTCATGGCGGCGGTCGTGGGCGCTCAAGCCCCGATTCCGACGAACGAGGACCAGGAGACCGCACGTACCGTGGTCGACCTTCTTGAGCAGGGACATATGGCTCGGCCCGTGATCGACGACGAGATCGCGGTCAAGTGGTGCGACAACTTCATCAAGGATCTGGACCCGCAGAAATACTACTTCCTGAAGGCGGACGTCGAAGAATTCCGCAAGCAGGCGAAGACCCTCGACGACAAGATCCATGAGGGGAACATCGACTTCGCCCGCGTCGTCTTCGATCGCTTCCTCCAGCGCCATGACGAGCGGTACAAGACCGTGATGGACCTGCTGGGCAAGAAGCTCGATTTCACCGTCGACGAGTTCTTGACCGACGACCCCGACAAGATCGACTTCCCGGCCGACAAAGCCGAGGCCGACGAGCGCTGGCGGAAGAAGCTCAAGTACGAGACCCTCCAGCTCCGCGCCGACGACACGACCGACGAAGAGACGGTCAAGAAGCTGACTATCCGGTATCGCGACCGCAACCGGATCTTCCACCAGTTCGACTCGAACGAGCTGCTCGAGGTCTATCTGTCCAGCCTCACCCGGACGTTCGACCCGCACTCGTCGTATCTGAGCGCCAAGAACCTGGAAGACATGCTCAACCAGCAGCTTCACCTGTCGCTGGAAGGCATCGGCGCGTCGCTTCGTTCCGAGGACGGCTACGCGGTGGTCGCCGAGGTCGTTCCCGGGATGGCCGCCGACAAGGACGGCCGACTCCAGCCGGATGACAAGATCGTCGGCATCCTCAAGGACGACAAGAGCGAGATCGACCTGGTCGAGAAGAAGCTCAGCGACGTCGTCCGCTACATCCGCGGGCCGCGCGGCACCAAGGTCAGCCTGATCGTGCTTCCCTCGGGCAGCAAGGAGCGGAAGGTCTACGAGATCACCCGCGAGCGCGTCGAGCTCACCGAGCAGCACGCCAAGGGGAAGGTCATCGAGTCCAAGCTCAACGGTAAGGACGTGAAGCTCGGCGTCATCAGCCTGCCGGCCTTCTACGGCGACACGATGGCCATCCTCCGGGGCGATCCCAACGCCGTCAGCGCCACGGCCGACTGCCGGAAGATCCTCAACGAGTTCAAGAAGGTCGGCGTCGACGCCGTGGTGGTCGACCTCCGCGACAACGGCGGCGGCCTGCTCGAAGAAGCCAAGACCCTCTCCGGCCTGTTCATCGACACCGGCCCGGTCGTCCAGATCAAGGAAGTCTTCGGCGTCAAGCACCTTGACGACGACGACGAAGGAACCGCCTGGGACGGTCCGCTGGTCGTTCTCATCAACAAGCTGAGCGCCAGCGCCTCGGAGATCTTCGCCGGCGTGATCCGCGACTACAGCCGCGGGCTGATCATCGGCGACTCCAGCACCTTCGGCAAGGGGACGGTGCAGAGCATCGTCAACATCGGCGAGCACACCGCCCGGCGCGACCGCGGCAAGAACCGAGGCGCCCTCAAGCTCACCATCCAGCAGTTCTACCGGGCCAACGGCGACAGCACCCAGATCAACGGCGTCGCCCCCCACATCCACCTGCCGTCGATCCGCGACTTCATGGACTTCGGCGAAGGCAAGATGGACAACGCGCTCAAGTTCGAGAAGGTCGCGCCCCTGGCCCACGACAATTACAACCGGACCCCAGACGACCTCGTCGCGGCCCTGACCGCCAAGTCGGCCGAGCGTCGCAAGAACGATCCCAAGTTCAAGAAGCTCGACGAGCGGATCAAGCAGTTCGTCGACCGCAAGGCGCGGCACTCAATCCCGCTCAACGAAGCCAAGTTCAAGGCCGAATACCTTCCCGACGACGAAGAGAAAGCCGCCGACGAGAAGGAAAAGAAAGACAAGCGCGCCAAGAAGAAGTTCACCGAGCGCGAGGTCTGGGCCAGCGACTTCTACAACGACGAGGTCGTCCGTATCATCGGCGACTACCTCGCCCTGGGCTCGAAGGTCCTCGCCGCCGCCCCCGTGCGGGCCGTCGTCGCCGACCAGTGA
- a CDS encoding tail protein X, with protein MNRQVLPSMVLSVLIVCFFAVVLFPLERDREQALKAGVVPKAAAPPVAAGPTSPPPAPSAVATAEPPPQAAEPTPVSSSIPAPLPPSPVAVEASSEPARPVDVASRRESPRNQVLAPVPSGEPKGASTVEIPKAPAPPVAVPLPVPAPVPALTAPVSVVRKPAKVEKPDEPPPVIVVKEKEKAPEPARPEASPSRSEPASIPRSDPEVTVVDQGETLDDVAIRVYGTRAGAETLLRANREVLTRRKGPLRTGLQLWTPAR; from the coding sequence ATGAATCGCCAAGTTCTGCCCAGCATGGTGCTGAGCGTCCTGATCGTCTGCTTCTTCGCGGTCGTGCTCTTCCCTCTGGAGCGAGACCGTGAGCAGGCCCTCAAGGCGGGCGTCGTTCCCAAGGCGGCCGCGCCTCCGGTCGCGGCGGGACCCACCTCACCGCCACCTGCGCCGTCAGCCGTCGCGACCGCCGAGCCCCCGCCCCAGGCCGCCGAGCCGACGCCGGTCTCATCCTCGATCCCCGCGCCCCTTCCGCCGTCTCCCGTCGCGGTCGAGGCGTCGAGCGAGCCGGCCAGACCGGTGGACGTCGCGAGTCGCCGGGAGAGCCCACGGAATCAGGTGCTCGCGCCGGTGCCTTCTGGCGAACCCAAGGGAGCGTCGACCGTAGAGATCCCCAAGGCTCCCGCCCCGCCGGTCGCGGTCCCGCTTCCCGTACCCGCTCCCGTTCCCGCGCTGACCGCGCCGGTATCGGTCGTCAGGAAGCCCGCGAAGGTCGAGAAGCCCGACGAGCCGCCGCCGGTCATCGTCGTGAAGGAGAAAGAGAAAGCCCCCGAGCCCGCGCGGCCGGAGGCGTCGCCGTCCCGTTCCGAGCCGGCCTCGATCCCCCGGAGCGATCCCGAGGTGACGGTCGTGGACCAGGGCGAGACGCTCGACGACGTGGCGATTCGCGTTTACGGCACGCGAGCCGGCGCCGAGACCTTGCTGCGCGCGAATCGCGAGGTCCTGACGCGGCGCAAGGGACCGCTTCGGACCGGACTCCAACTCTGGACTCCGGCCCGCTGA
- a CDS encoding transglutaminase TgpA family protein yields the protein MNSYLVYRASFYLMLTIATTALCADTNTDDRGGWLLPPLVAAAGLLAFFTVDRKPVWSLPRGLANFLGACSLGLLYVEYKLDDTQFVRYLGHWLIALQLVKYFLPKSAEDDWFLFLVGLMQVLIGAVINVGDQVGFWLFLWAMLAVWVLGQFFLQREARRFLSNGASKRHAPLEPLRKDPYRGLFDWAYATATLRVLALTMALGFFFFLLLPRQVGATRTRAGQSTTKHLTGFDEEVALGQLGEILENDSPVMTIEFSDSDKNPLRPPPEPLWRGVTLNNYDSGRWRRQTSRAMRTFPTYRALSPSRRAVIRQVIKLEPNDSFTLFGIRPFLEVTAARSLPPSLNALDGTVFRQDSRGAYDYEVITDSDSNAPQNGEDVPSAMRIREVLLALSPELKTKLRSLALPLVEKIPGDGAEGAKARSKALESYLRESGGFTYSLEMKSIDPTLDPVLDFLVNRKEGHCEYYASALALLLRSIDIPSRMVNGFKGGDWNQISDAMTVRQKHAHSWVEAYLGENEARQPIWITLDPTPSAEREKSIAQVGGMASNFRTVTDLLRYIWVFYILGYDSNRQGKLLYEPIGMLAREIRIGSIRVWRWVSATFTMLFQFRSIQSFISVKGFVVTFLVLVLTAALAKLLSWLVKKVIAWWRGGVKDGAGMTAGILFYRRLAQLLAEYDLERSPAETQNEFAHRAFRFLSGQGTRTQEVAGLPQKIVDAFYQVRFGDRDLPPETLEELEACLDALQAKLGDPVAK from the coding sequence GTGAACAGCTATCTCGTCTATCGGGCCAGCTTCTACCTGATGCTCACGATCGCCACGACGGCGCTCTGCGCTGACACCAACACCGACGACCGGGGGGGCTGGCTGCTTCCTCCATTGGTCGCCGCCGCCGGCCTGCTCGCCTTTTTCACCGTCGATCGCAAGCCGGTCTGGTCGTTGCCCCGAGGGCTCGCCAATTTCCTCGGCGCCTGCTCGCTCGGCTTGCTTTACGTCGAATACAAGCTCGACGACACCCAGTTCGTCCGGTACCTGGGCCACTGGCTGATCGCGCTCCAGCTCGTCAAGTATTTCCTGCCGAAGTCGGCCGAGGACGACTGGTTTTTGTTCCTGGTCGGGCTGATGCAGGTGTTGATCGGCGCGGTCATCAACGTGGGCGACCAGGTTGGCTTCTGGCTCTTTCTCTGGGCGATGCTGGCCGTCTGGGTGCTCGGCCAGTTCTTCCTTCAACGCGAGGCGCGACGGTTTCTCTCGAACGGCGCATCGAAGCGCCACGCTCCGCTTGAGCCGCTACGCAAAGACCCGTATCGAGGACTCTTCGACTGGGCCTACGCCACCGCGACCTTGCGCGTGCTGGCGCTCACCATGGCGCTCGGCTTCTTCTTCTTCCTGCTGCTCCCCCGACAGGTCGGCGCCACGCGGACGCGAGCCGGCCAGTCGACGACCAAACACCTGACCGGCTTCGACGAGGAGGTCGCCCTCGGCCAGCTCGGCGAGATCCTCGAAAACGACAGCCCGGTCATGACAATCGAATTCTCCGACTCCGACAAGAACCCGCTCCGACCTCCTCCCGAGCCGCTCTGGCGGGGCGTGACCCTCAACAATTACGACTCAGGCCGATGGCGCCGCCAGACGAGCCGCGCCATGAGGACGTTCCCGACTTACCGGGCGCTCTCGCCCAGCCGTCGCGCTGTGATCCGTCAGGTCATCAAGCTCGAACCCAACGATTCGTTCACGCTTTTCGGCATCCGCCCGTTCCTGGAGGTCACCGCCGCTCGCAGTCTGCCTCCCTCGCTGAACGCGCTCGACGGCACCGTCTTCCGGCAGGACTCGCGCGGGGCTTACGACTACGAGGTGATCACCGACTCCGATTCCAACGCCCCTCAGAATGGAGAAGACGTCCCGAGCGCCATGCGCATCCGCGAGGTCCTGCTGGCCCTTTCGCCGGAACTCAAGACGAAGCTTCGGAGCCTCGCGCTGCCGCTCGTCGAGAAGATCCCCGGCGACGGGGCCGAAGGCGCCAAAGCGCGGAGCAAGGCCCTTGAGTCGTACCTTCGCGAGTCCGGCGGTTTCACCTATTCGCTGGAGATGAAGTCGATCGACCCCACGCTCGATCCCGTGCTGGACTTCCTGGTCAACCGCAAGGAGGGTCACTGCGAGTATTACGCCAGCGCCTTGGCGCTCCTGCTGCGCTCCATCGACATTCCCTCGCGCATGGTCAACGGCTTTAAAGGGGGAGACTGGAACCAGATCAGCGACGCCATGACCGTCCGGCAGAAACACGCCCATAGCTGGGTTGAAGCCTACCTCGGCGAGAACGAGGCCCGCCAACCGATCTGGATCACCCTCGACCCCACCCCAAGCGCCGAGCGCGAGAAGTCGATCGCCCAGGTCGGCGGAATGGCGTCGAACTTTCGGACGGTGACCGACCTCCTCCGGTACATCTGGGTCTTCTACATCCTGGGATACGACTCCAATCGCCAGGGCAAGCTGCTCTATGAACCCATCGGCATGCTGGCCCGCGAGATTCGCATCGGTTCCATCCGAGTCTGGCGATGGGTCAGCGCGACGTTCACAATGCTCTTTCAATTCCGGAGCATCCAGTCGTTTATCAGCGTCAAGGGCTTCGTCGTTACCTTCCTGGTCCTCGTCCTGACGGCGGCCCTGGCCAAGCTGTTGTCGTGGCTGGTCAAGAAGGTGATCGCCTGGTGGCGCGGCGGGGTGAAGGACGGCGCCGGGATGACGGCGGGCATCCTGTTCTATCGGCGGTTGGCCCAACTCCTGGCCGAGTACGACCTGGAGCGGTCGCCGGCCGAAACTCAGAACGAGTTCGCCCACCGCGCGTTCCGTTTCCTGAGCGGGCAGGGGACTCGAACCCAGGAAGTGGCCGGCCTTCCTCAAAAGATCGTCGACGCGTTCTACCAGGTCCGGTTCGGCGATCGCGATCTGCCCCCCGAGACTCTGGAGGAACTCGAAGCCTGCCTCGACGCGCTCCAGGCCAAACTGGGCGACCCCGTGGCGAAGTGA
- a CDS encoding DUF58 domain-containing protein, with translation MSVDDKHRGPSSNSRARRIARGLVSALVPTERTILTWEGRFYGLAMAILLTAGVIQQINLILLVATFAAGPLVASLFSSRAMLKRLSVQRRSPGYVFSGDTLVIDYALENGRRRMAALALFIEDALVSVDRSVTGAALSPSVFFARVAARDRVRLRWQGPSPKRGKYRFRDLDLATRAPFGIVERRVTIPLPEQLVVYPKIGQLTRRWFQLQRQTSENRLGQRHDRSAQQEEYHGLRDYRAGDSSRWIHWRTSARRGELMVKEFEQQNEQDLAILIDPWLPRTKVSPLQREAVEQAISFAATICLETCRRQGRRLVLGWTGATPGVIQGQASVKLVHELLEQLAVLRYTNEGGLAELFDALPQATLRDALLIVVSTRPHNLVEEAERSTHLTAASARSLLGRAVTLNAAQGELNDLVQYAESNSRNLLEQRLSSAEAERLTSQEERRRGKYSGDGEVVVETLSGDGPPSPQNDRSNRL, from the coding sequence ATGAGCGTAGACGACAAGCATCGTGGCCCGTCCTCGAATAGCCGGGCGAGGCGGATCGCGCGTGGGCTGGTGTCGGCGCTGGTGCCGACCGAGCGGACGATCCTGACCTGGGAAGGACGGTTCTACGGGCTGGCGATGGCCATCCTGCTGACGGCCGGGGTCATCCAGCAGATCAACCTGATCCTCCTGGTCGCGACCTTCGCGGCCGGTCCACTCGTAGCCTCGCTGTTCAGCAGCCGGGCGATGCTCAAACGGCTGAGCGTGCAGCGCCGCTCGCCCGGCTACGTGTTCTCGGGCGACACGCTGGTGATCGACTACGCGCTTGAGAACGGTCGGCGGCGGATGGCGGCGCTCGCCCTGTTTATCGAGGACGCTTTAGTCTCGGTCGATCGATCCGTGACCGGCGCGGCGCTGTCTCCGAGCGTCTTCTTCGCCCGCGTGGCGGCCCGCGATCGCGTGCGTCTGCGCTGGCAGGGGCCCAGCCCGAAACGCGGCAAGTACCGGTTCCGCGACCTCGATCTGGCGACCCGCGCGCCGTTCGGCATCGTCGAACGGCGGGTGACGATCCCGCTGCCCGAGCAACTGGTCGTCTATCCCAAGATCGGCCAGTTGACCCGTCGCTGGTTTCAGCTTCAGCGGCAGACGAGCGAGAACCGGCTGGGTCAGCGGCACGATCGATCGGCCCAGCAAGAGGAATACCACGGCCTCCGCGACTACCGCGCCGGCGACAGCTCGCGGTGGATTCACTGGCGGACCTCGGCCCGCCGCGGCGAGCTGATGGTCAAGGAATTCGAGCAGCAAAACGAGCAGGACCTGGCGATCCTGATCGACCCCTGGCTCCCCCGCACCAAAGTCTCGCCGCTCCAGCGCGAGGCCGTGGAACAGGCGATCTCGTTCGCGGCGACCATCTGCCTGGAAACCTGTCGCCGCCAGGGCCGCAGACTCGTTCTGGGATGGACCGGCGCGACTCCGGGAGTGATCCAGGGTCAGGCGTCGGTCAAGCTGGTCCACGAGCTGCTTGAGCAACTGGCGGTGCTCCGCTACACCAACGAAGGAGGCCTGGCCGAGCTTTTCGACGCCCTGCCGCAGGCGACGCTCCGCGATGCGCTCTTGATCGTGGTCTCGACCCGCCCTCACAACTTGGTGGAGGAAGCGGAGCGATCGACTCACCTCACGGCGGCGTCGGCCCGGAGCCTGCTGGGCCGGGCCGTGACGCTCAACGCCGCCCAAGGCGAGCTGAACGATCTGGTGCAGTACGCCGAGTCGAACTCGCGAAACCTCCTGGAACAGCGACTGTCGAGCGCCGAGGCCGAACGCCTGACGTCCCAGGAAGAACGACGCCGGGGCAAGTACTCTGGCGACGGCGAGGTCGTAGTCGAAACCCTGTCGGGCGACGGCCCCCCATCGCCGCAAAACGATCGGAGCAACCGATTGTGA
- a CDS encoding AAA family ATPase yields the protein MNPPPSIEPAAPSGADLYALTNRLLENVGQVVLGKTESIKLAVVALLAEGHVLIEDVPGVGKTLLAKALAASIDCSFRRIQFTPDLLPSDVLGSSVYHAPSGEFVFKPGPLFAQVILADEINRTTPRTQSALLEAMGDRQVSVEGKTYPLEPPFIVLATQNPFEFEGTYVLPESQLDRFMIRLRMGYPIRAEERRLLNNHRGGEPVESLTPVLTADDVVQLQQGVRRVRIDDAITDYLLDIVHMTRRTEDLHVGVSTRGALTLYRAAQSMALVSGRDYVVPDDVKSLAVPVLSHRVLGKSFLQAGEFGAAEAIIRDIVDRVRVPT from the coding sequence ATGAATCCACCGCCATCGATCGAACCCGCCGCACCGTCCGGGGCCGATCTGTACGCGCTCACAAATCGGTTGCTGGAAAACGTCGGCCAGGTCGTGCTCGGCAAGACCGAGTCGATCAAGCTCGCCGTGGTCGCGCTCCTGGCCGAAGGACACGTCCTGATCGAAGACGTTCCCGGCGTGGGCAAGACGCTCCTGGCCAAGGCCCTGGCGGCCAGTATCGACTGTTCGTTCCGGCGAATCCAGTTCACGCCGGACCTTCTCCCCTCGGACGTCCTCGGCTCAAGCGTCTACCACGCGCCCAGCGGCGAGTTCGTCTTCAAGCCCGGCCCCTTGTTCGCCCAGGTGATCCTGGCCGACGAGATCAACCGCACGACGCCCCGCACGCAAAGCGCCCTGCTCGAAGCGATGGGCGACCGCCAGGTCTCGGTCGAGGGCAAAACCTATCCGCTCGAACCCCCGTTCATCGTCCTGGCCACCCAGAACCCGTTCGAGTTCGAAGGGACGTACGTCCTGCCCGAAAGCCAGCTCGACCGGTTCATGATCCGCCTCCGCATGGGCTATCCGATTCGGGCCGAGGAGCGTCGGCTGCTGAACAACCACCGCGGGGGCGAGCCGGTCGAGTCGCTGACGCCGGTCCTGACAGCCGACGACGTGGTCCAGCTTCAACAGGGCGTCCGACGAGTCCGGATCGACGATGCGATCACCGACTACCTGCTCGACATCGTCCACATGACCCGGCGCACCGAAGACCTGCACGTGGGCGTCAGCACCCGCGGCGCCTTGACGCTCTACCGCGCGGCGCAAAGCATGGCCCTGGTCTCGGGTCGAGACTACGTCGTGCCCGACGACGTCAAGAGCCTGGCCGTTCCCGTCCTGTCCCACCGCGTACTGGGCAAATCGTTCCTCCAGGCCGGCGAGTTCGGCGCCGCCGAGGCCATCATCCGAGACATCGTCGACCGCGTCCGGGTCCCGACCTGA
- a CDS encoding glycosyltransferase family 4 protein, with product MAAGADEDIGERPIEVILLAGRLGLDDDGWPLTPLVDRIESRGIAPRVLCSAQGKASDDPRIVEIPWLSRPWLKHLAVRRLRLDPTFKRPSILHAVHEEMSAVALDLAEIWRIPYIQTIDDFASLDEGLRLSRRWLRTVVASSAELAAALVAELHVPGERVVVIPPGITVENAPVRADGWKVPVIGVAGPPVEEAGFVSFLEAARIVLTRGRDAEFLIASQGGDAIELRRYAQTLGIQERVTVADFPVVGPRFWSVLDLYCQPSLVPSTGRTLTLALANGVPSVAADVQGLRGIIEAGRSGLLASPGDPAALADAFIHLLDHPDHARAMGAVARDQIRARFNLDDEADRLVALYRRSVDPPPIAGRIS from the coding sequence GTGGCGGCGGGAGCGGACGAAGACATCGGCGAGCGCCCCATCGAGGTGATCCTCCTGGCCGGCCGCCTCGGCCTCGACGACGACGGCTGGCCGCTCACGCCGCTCGTCGATCGGATCGAGAGCCGGGGGATCGCGCCGCGGGTGCTTTGCTCGGCCCAGGGAAAAGCCTCGGACGATCCCCGAATCGTCGAGATCCCCTGGCTCAGCCGGCCCTGGCTCAAGCATCTCGCCGTTCGCCGGCTCCGGCTGGACCCGACGTTCAAGCGTCCGAGCATTCTGCACGCCGTGCATGAGGAAATGTCGGCCGTCGCCCTGGACCTGGCCGAGATCTGGCGAATCCCTTACATCCAGACCATCGACGATTTCGCCTCTCTCGACGAGGGTCTGCGGCTCAGCAGACGCTGGCTGCGGACGGTGGTCGCCTCGAGCGCCGAGCTGGCCGCGGCTTTGGTCGCCGAGTTGCACGTCCCCGGCGAGCGGGTGGTCGTGATCCCGCCGGGGATCACCGTCGAGAACGCCCCGGTTCGTGCCGACGGCTGGAAGGTCCCCGTGATCGGCGTCGCGGGGCCTCCGGTGGAGGAGGCCGGATTCGTCTCGTTCCTTGAGGCCGCGCGCATCGTCCTGACGAGGGGCCGCGACGCCGAGTTCCTGATCGCCAGCCAGGGGGGCGACGCGATCGAGCTTCGCAGGTACGCCCAGACCCTGGGCATTCAGGAGCGCGTGACCGTCGCCGACTTCCCGGTCGTCGGCCCGCGATTCTGGTCGGTCCTCGACCTTTATTGCCAGCCGTCTCTGGTTCCCAGTACGGGAAGGACGCTGACCCTCGCCCTGGCCAACGGCGTGCCCAGCGTGGCCGCCGACGTTCAGGGTCTGCGCGGCATCATCGAAGCGGGTCGCTCCGGCCTGCTGGCTTCCCCGGGCGACCCGGCAGCCCTGGCCGACGCCTTCATCCACCTGCTCGACCATCCCGACCACGCCCGGGCGATGGGCGCCGTCGCCCGCGACCAGATTCGCGCCCGCTTCAACCTCGACGACGAGGCCGACCGCCTCGTCGCGCTCTACCGCCGCAGCGTCGATCCGCCGCCGATCGCCGGGCGGATCTCATAG